In Pelosinus sp. UFO1, one genomic interval encodes:
- a CDS encoding molybdopterin biosynthesis protein — protein sequence MHKNKAYLNCLQREQAQELWYQKLTECGFFKNLPRETILVGDARGRVTASSIYAKQSVPHYNGAAMDGIAVWASDTFGAQENEPKRLTLLTEEQTFLSDCCYVVDTGDLMPLGTNAVVMVEDVYFVDGGAEIIAAVAPWQHVRIIGEDIVANELVLPEHHVISPVDIAALLAAGVEKIEVLSKPKVAVIPTGDEIVATCKELKPGVILDVNSHMLSAAVAEWGGEPVRMNIVKDNIHGIKRAIFASLQVNDMVIVNAGTSAGREDYTSTVLSELGEVLVHGVAIKPGKPVILAICQGKPVIGLPGYPVSAMLTAELFIRNILVARQKLPPYEEDKIEAALVKQVASTLGVEEYVRVSVGNVQGKMVAAPLSRGAGLISSLTKAQGIIRVGQGNLGIAAGTVLPVNLLHKAKPANTILAVGSHDLALELLGVFLRRRKESVYLSCANVGSMGGIMAIANNEAHIAGIHLLDEATGQYNMAQMEKYLPNKNLHLVHFAMRQQGLMVLPNNPKGIEGLKDLTRPEITYINRQRGSGTRMLLDYELKKSTIQSSQIRGYEKEVGTHMAVAASVIAGAADTGLGVQAAAHALGLDFIPVSQEQYDLILNFSTDDEHMNIIIDILQSPEFRYEVESLGGYDLRDAGKLIHFSKEN from the coding sequence TTGCATAAGAATAAAGCATATCTGAATTGTTTGCAGCGAGAGCAAGCGCAAGAATTGTGGTATCAAAAATTAACAGAGTGTGGTTTTTTCAAAAATCTTCCTAGGGAAACTATATTGGTAGGAGATGCAAGAGGGAGAGTGACAGCTAGTTCTATTTACGCAAAACAATCTGTACCTCATTATAATGGTGCAGCTATGGATGGAATTGCTGTTTGGGCGTCAGATACTTTTGGTGCCCAGGAGAATGAACCGAAACGTCTTACGCTACTTACTGAAGAACAAACTTTTTTATCTGACTGTTGTTATGTAGTTGATACTGGGGATCTAATGCCACTAGGTACAAATGCAGTGGTAATGGTGGAAGATGTATACTTTGTAGATGGTGGGGCGGAAATTATTGCAGCCGTAGCACCGTGGCAGCATGTACGCATTATTGGTGAGGATATTGTTGCGAATGAATTAGTACTACCTGAGCACCACGTAATTTCGCCTGTTGATATTGCAGCCCTATTAGCTGCAGGAGTAGAAAAAATCGAAGTTTTGAGTAAACCTAAAGTAGCTGTAATTCCAACTGGTGATGAAATTGTTGCTACGTGTAAAGAATTAAAACCTGGTGTCATTTTAGATGTTAATTCTCATATGCTTTCTGCGGCAGTAGCCGAATGGGGAGGCGAGCCAGTTCGGATGAATATTGTTAAAGATAATATTCATGGAATTAAAAGAGCAATTTTCGCTAGCTTACAAGTTAATGATATGGTTATTGTAAATGCTGGTACCTCTGCAGGCAGGGAAGACTATACTTCGACAGTTCTATCCGAGCTAGGAGAAGTGTTAGTGCATGGTGTGGCAATAAAGCCAGGAAAGCCAGTTATCCTAGCAATCTGTCAAGGAAAACCGGTGATTGGTTTACCGGGATATCCTGTGTCCGCCATGTTAACAGCTGAGTTATTTATTCGGAATATTTTAGTTGCAAGGCAAAAACTGCCACCATACGAAGAGGATAAAATAGAGGCAGCATTAGTTAAGCAAGTAGCTTCTACTCTTGGTGTGGAAGAATACGTAAGGGTATCGGTTGGAAATGTACAAGGCAAAATGGTGGCTGCACCTCTAAGCCGTGGCGCAGGCTTAATATCTTCATTGACTAAAGCACAAGGTATAATTCGTGTTGGACAAGGTAATTTAGGAATAGCAGCAGGGACTGTGTTGCCTGTAAACCTATTACACAAAGCAAAACCAGCCAATACAATTCTAGCAGTTGGCAGTCATGATTTGGCCTTAGAATTATTAGGTGTTTTTTTGAGACGACGTAAGGAAAGTGTATATTTATCATGCGCTAATGTTGGGAGCATGGGAGGAATTATGGCAATCGCTAATAATGAAGCCCATATTGCAGGGATTCATTTGCTAGATGAAGCAACTGGGCAATACAATATGGCTCAAATGGAAAAATACTTGCCCAATAAAAATTTGCATTTAGTTCATTTTGCTATGCGGCAGCAAGGGCTCATGGTTTTACCGAATAATCCAAAAGGGATAGAAGGATTAAAAGATTTGACAAGGCCTGAAATTACTTATATCAATCGACAACGTGGCTCGGGTACAAGAATGTTACTTGATTATGAGCTCAAAAAAAGTACAATTCAGTCCAGTCAAATACGTGGATATGAAAAAGAGGTAGGAACCCATATGGCTGTGGCAGCTTCGGTGATAGCAGGAGCAGCAGATACTGGGCTCGGTGTTCAGGCAGCAGCGCACGCTTTAGGGCTAGATTTTATACCTGTATCACAAGAACAATATGATTTGATTTTGAATTTTTCTACTGATGATGAACATATGAACATCATCATAGATATTTTACAGTCTCCAGAATTTCGCTATGAGGTGGAATCCTTAGGTGGCTATGATCTACGCGATGCAGGAAAGCTAATTCACTTTTCTAAAGAAAATTAA
- the glp gene encoding gephyrin-like molybdotransferase Glp yields the protein MEFFQCMSLKEAQHVIIESLKKHTIFSETVHLVDALGRIAAEDVMAKNDLPPFSRSTVDGFAVQSGDTFGASEAASSLFSIIGEVSMGEERQMEIFPGNAVAIPTGGMLPVGADAVVMVEHVEQPDSKNLLVLRMIAPGENVIEKGEDVQAGTTIIKQGQSIAPQHIGMLAACGYANISVYKKLEVGIISTGDELVGIEEPIKFGQIRDVNSYALGALLLEMGCAVTQMGIVKDSYENFFSVLSKAVDTYQLVLISGGSSVGARDYTVKAIDALGTPGVLIHGIAVKPGKPTIFGMTNDVPVFGLPGHPAAAMTVCKQLVKIAVRKLMGLEQNVEFFGIPACLARNVASAPGRDDFITVKLTKENGTYIASPILGKSGLIRIMAQADGTIHIPADKSGIYSGEIVEVMLDKQED from the coding sequence GTGGAGTTTTTTCAGTGTATGTCACTTAAAGAAGCGCAACATGTAATTATTGAAAGTCTTAAAAAACATACTATTTTTAGTGAAACAGTACATTTAGTAGATGCTTTGGGTAGAATTGCCGCAGAGGATGTTATGGCTAAGAATGATTTACCACCTTTTAGTCGTTCCACTGTAGACGGATTCGCTGTACAAAGTGGTGATACCTTTGGGGCCAGCGAAGCTGCTTCATCACTTTTTTCTATTATTGGTGAAGTTTCTATGGGAGAAGAAAGACAAATGGAAATATTTCCCGGAAATGCAGTGGCTATTCCTACGGGCGGAATGTTACCAGTAGGAGCAGATGCGGTAGTTATGGTGGAGCATGTTGAACAACCCGATTCTAAGAATTTGTTGGTATTAAGAATGATTGCCCCTGGAGAAAATGTGATTGAAAAAGGGGAAGATGTTCAAGCAGGTACTACTATAATAAAGCAAGGACAGAGTATTGCTCCGCAACATATTGGTATGCTCGCTGCGTGTGGCTATGCTAACATTTCAGTATATAAGAAACTAGAAGTAGGGATTATTTCGACTGGTGATGAATTAGTTGGTATTGAAGAACCTATAAAATTTGGACAAATTAGAGATGTCAATTCCTATGCGTTAGGTGCCTTGTTATTGGAGATGGGCTGTGCAGTAACACAAATGGGGATCGTAAAGGATAGCTACGAAAACTTCTTTTCCGTTTTATCAAAAGCGGTAGATACTTATCAGCTCGTACTTATTTCTGGAGGAAGCTCTGTTGGAGCAAGGGACTATACGGTTAAGGCAATTGATGCTCTTGGCACTCCAGGGGTATTAATACATGGAATCGCTGTTAAACCTGGCAAACCTACTATTTTTGGTATGACAAATGATGTGCCAGTATTTGGCTTACCAGGACATCCAGCTGCTGCCATGACGGTTTGCAAACAGTTGGTTAAGATAGCCGTGAGGAAGCTAATGGGGCTTGAACAAAATGTAGAGTTTTTTGGAATCCCAGCATGCCTAGCTCGAAATGTCGCTTCTGCACCAGGGCGGGACGATTTTATTACTGTAAAGTTAACAAAGGAAAACGGAACGTATATAGCAAGCCCTATTTTAGGAAAATCAGGGCTAATTCGTATTATGGCACAAGCTGATGGTACAATACATATCCCAGCAGACAAAAGTGGAATTTATAGTGGAGAAATTGTAGAAGTTATGCTCGACAAACAAGAAGATTGA
- a CDS encoding substrate-binding domain-containing protein, with amino-acid sequence MMRKFIGVCLLIVTTIFFIGCGNAPSKTETNAGKTIVNKDVILATTTSTQDSGLLDILIPAFERKTGYKIKTIAVGTGQALAMGEKGEADVLLVHAPAAEKKVVDSGAAIHRILVMHNDFIIVGPTNDIAQMKGKSAKDALTAIGKKEAVFVSRGDDSGTDKMEKSLWKLVGIKPSGAWYQEAGSGMGQTLKIADEKQGYTLSDRATYLAQKKNLSSQILVEGDATLLNIYHVMEVNPEKFSKVNNVGAKAFSEFLLSSEGQGLIAGFGKEKFGQPLFFADGGKTEKDFGL; translated from the coding sequence ATGATGCGTAAGTTTATCGGTGTTTGTTTACTTATTGTTACAACTATTTTTTTTATCGGGTGTGGAAATGCTCCATCAAAGACAGAGACGAATGCTGGGAAAACAATTGTAAATAAGGATGTAATATTGGCCACTACAACAAGTACACAAGATAGTGGGTTGCTGGATATTCTAATTCCCGCTTTTGAGAGGAAAACGGGGTACAAAATAAAAACAATTGCTGTTGGCACTGGACAAGCGTTAGCCATGGGGGAAAAAGGCGAGGCTGATGTATTATTGGTCCATGCGCCAGCTGCAGAGAAAAAGGTAGTAGATAGTGGCGCAGCTATTCATCGTATTTTGGTAATGCATAATGACTTTATCATCGTGGGGCCAACGAATGATATTGCACAGATGAAAGGGAAATCGGCTAAGGATGCCTTGACAGCAATTGGTAAGAAAGAAGCTGTGTTTGTATCTCGTGGTGATGATTCTGGAACAGATAAAATGGAAAAGAGTTTATGGAAATTAGTAGGGATCAAACCATCTGGAGCCTGGTATCAAGAAGCTGGTTCAGGAATGGGGCAAACTCTAAAAATTGCAGATGAAAAACAAGGTTATACCTTAAGTGATCGGGCTACTTATTTGGCACAAAAGAAAAATCTTTCTTCGCAAATTCTAGTAGAAGGCGATGCCACATTGCTTAATATTTATCACGTAATGGAAGTAAATCCAGAGAAATTTTCTAAAGTAAATAATGTAGGTGCTAAGGCATTTAGTGAATTTTTATTATCAAGTGAAGGTCAAGGGTTGATTGCAGGATTTGGTAAAGAGAAATTTGGACAGCCATTATTTTTTGCCGATGGTGGTAAAACAGAAAAGGATTTTGGGCTATAG
- a CDS encoding 4Fe-4S dicluster domain-containing protein, which yields MNTFILGNPEKCIGCKACEIACSVAHLHTSVVKANEMNLPFVSRLNLVRTSSVTMPIQCRQCEDAPCANVCSVGAIVHKDNCNVVLEEKCIGCKECMLACPFGMIDMQPKFAEGEAEFQVGLKVESMEGDEKKAYVIMQKCDLCKGRANGPACIEVCPADAFVIVNPDFIRKNIHDKRVSSAQEIAKRKYTGNS from the coding sequence ATGAATACCTTTATTTTAGGTAATCCTGAAAAATGTATTGGTTGCAAGGCTTGTGAGATTGCATGTTCTGTTGCTCATTTGCACACTAGTGTTGTAAAAGCAAATGAAATGAACCTTCCTTTTGTTTCCCGTTTAAATCTAGTCAGAACCTCTTCTGTTACCATGCCTATTCAGTGCAGGCAGTGTGAAGATGCTCCTTGCGCAAATGTGTGCAGCGTTGGTGCTATTGTGCATAAAGATAATTGTAATGTAGTTCTTGAAGAAAAATGTATTGGCTGTAAGGAATGTATGCTTGCCTGTCCATTTGGCATGATCGATATGCAACCTAAATTTGCAGAGGGAGAGGCTGAATTTCAGGTAGGACTAAAGGTAGAATCTATGGAAGGCGATGAGAAGAAGGCCTATGTTATAATGCAGAAATGTGATTTGTGTAAGGGACGTGCCAATGGGCCTGCATGCATAGAAGTTTGTCCAGCAGATGCATTTGTAATAGTAAATCCAGATTTTATTAGGAAGAATATCCATGATAAGCGAGTTTCAAGTGCTCAAGAAATTGCAAAACGTAAGTACACTGGAAATTCTTAA
- the fdhD gene encoding formate dehydrogenase accessory sulfurtransferase FdhD, producing MSQDSYRIQKYPAVKLEEGNLVAVEQLVSEEAPLTIYLNGKELVTMLCSPNEEKYITLGFLVSEGMIHDIEAITDLTIDSERGFIWVEADTVFPNVANTYLKRCLTACCGRGRTGFYFANDARTIKSIESNLKISAADILRYSLMLEELSATYHMTHGVHCGALAAQGEFLLYSEDIGRHNVFDKLYGKCLEMKISTADKVVVFSGRISSEILIKVSKMAIPLIIARAVPTSLAIGLAEDLGITLVGAAKGESFFVYTHTGRVTA from the coding sequence ATGAGTCAAGATTCTTACCGAATTCAAAAATACCCAGCAGTAAAACTAGAAGAGGGTAATTTGGTTGCCGTTGAGCAATTGGTTTCTGAGGAAGCTCCATTAACCATTTACCTTAATGGCAAAGAGCTAGTAACAATGCTCTGTTCGCCTAACGAAGAAAAATATATTACATTAGGCTTTTTAGTTTCGGAAGGAATGATTCATGATATAGAAGCCATAACGGATTTAACGATAGATAGTGAACGAGGGTTTATTTGGGTAGAAGCAGATACAGTTTTCCCGAATGTAGCAAATACCTATCTTAAAAGGTGCTTAACAGCTTGCTGTGGTCGTGGGCGAACAGGGTTCTACTTTGCAAACGATGCTCGCACGATTAAAAGTATTGAAAGTAATTTAAAAATAAGCGCCGCCGATATACTTAGATATTCTCTAATGTTAGAAGAGTTATCAGCTACCTATCATATGACACACGGGGTACATTGTGGGGCGTTGGCAGCACAGGGAGAATTTTTGCTGTACTCGGAAGATATTGGACGTCATAATGTTTTCGATAAACTTTATGGTAAATGTTTAGAGATGAAGATATCAACTGCCGATAAGGTGGTTGTATTTAGTGGTCGTATTTCATCGGAAATCCTTATTAAAGTGAGTAAAATGGCTATACCGTTGATAATTGCACGAGCAGTGCCAACTAGCTTAGCTATTGGTCTAGCAGAAGATCTTGGCATTACTCTTGTTGGAGCTGCTAAGGGAGAATCTTTTTTTGTATATACTCATACTGGCAGAGTAACGGCTTAA
- a CDS encoding 4Fe-4S dicluster domain-containing protein, with product MSIHLNSFVLADPKKCIGCKVCEIACAVAHRSEEIKTVGNMDIPVMSRLYLVNTADVTMPIQCRHCEDAPCANICPVFAITQVDNKIIINEESCIGCKTCMIACPFGAIELAPAFKDGKPVFQSLLTLDSEEELSSKQAAVASKCDLCNDRLNGPACIEACPRQALTYVNVKKEKQRRCTETASKMGANIKNIIV from the coding sequence TTGAGTATTCATTTGAATTCATTTGTGTTAGCAGATCCAAAAAAATGTATCGGCTGTAAGGTTTGTGAAATAGCCTGTGCTGTAGCGCATAGAAGTGAAGAGATAAAAACCGTAGGCAATATGGACATTCCGGTTATGTCAAGGTTATATTTGGTAAATACCGCTGATGTTACGATGCCAATACAGTGTCGACATTGCGAGGATGCACCTTGTGCAAATATTTGCCCTGTTTTTGCTATTACGCAAGTTGATAATAAGATCATTATTAATGAAGAGAGTTGTATCGGTTGTAAAACTTGTATGATTGCTTGTCCTTTTGGCGCAATCGAACTTGCTCCTGCTTTTAAAGATGGAAAACCAGTGTTTCAAAGCCTTTTGACCTTGGATAGTGAAGAAGAGCTTAGTAGTAAACAAGCAGCAGTCGCTAGCAAATGCGATTTATGTAATGACAGGCTAAATGGACCTGCCTGTATAGAAGCTTGCCCTCGTCAAGCCCTTACCTATGTGAATGTTAAAAAAGAAAAGCAACGTCGGTGTACAGAAACAGCAAGTAAAATGGGTGCAAATATCAAAAATATTATAGTATAG
- the fdhF gene encoding formate dehydrogenase subunit alpha has product MESVLTTCPYCGTGCTFYLNTEHGEIISVKPNRENAVNKGKLCSKGYFGFDFVHHRDRLQQPLIRKNGVLVEATWEEAISLISTKLKHTIQEFGSDSIAAFSSARCTNEENYLMQKLMRAVVGTNNIDHCARLCHSPTVAGLATAFGSGAMTNSINEIETMGPKDAIFAIGTNTTECHPVMGVFMLQAKARGTKLVVADPREIDLARHADVWLQHKPGTDVALLNAISQVILKEGLEDRAFIKARTNNFAAFKETVKRYTPQYAELITGVPAEKIIKAAKIIGQADHTATYYTMGITQHTSGVDNVLSVANLAMITGNLGKEKTGVNPLRGQNNVQGSCDMGALPNVYPGYQPVKDSTIKAKFEEAWKTSLSDEIGLTIPEVLHGIEEDRVKALYVFGENPMRSDPDINHVKHCLEQVDFLVVQDIFLTETAELADVVLPGTTFAEKDGTFTSTERRVQRIRKAIEPRGNSRPDWKIIGDIMNAMGDLTEYSSPQKIYEEMQSVTPSYAGITYSRIEKGGIQWPCSDIEHPGTPILHVGAFNRGIGAFTAADYRDPAELPDQEYPLMLTTGRVVAHYHTGSMTRRSWGLHGTHPEGYLEINPLDAKRLNIEDEELIRVSSRRGSITTKAQVTKRVPEGLTFITFHFTESPGNMLTNSASDPVCQIPEFKVCAVKVEKL; this is encoded by the coding sequence ATGGAAAGTGTTTTGACTACTTGTCCTTATTGTGGTACTGGCTGTACTTTTTATCTCAATACGGAACATGGTGAAATTATTAGCGTTAAGCCTAATCGCGAGAATGCCGTAAATAAAGGAAAACTTTGTTCTAAGGGTTATTTCGGCTTTGATTTTGTGCATCATCGTGACCGATTACAACAACCCTTGATTCGAAAAAATGGTGTATTGGTTGAAGCTACTTGGGAAGAGGCTATTTCACTTATTTCCACTAAATTAAAACATACAATTCAGGAATTTGGTTCTGATAGTATAGCGGCTTTCAGTTCAGCTAGGTGTACGAATGAAGAAAACTATCTAATGCAAAAACTGATGCGCGCAGTGGTTGGTACCAATAATATCGATCATTGCGCTCGTCTTTGCCATTCTCCTACGGTGGCTGGACTAGCTACGGCATTTGGGAGTGGAGCCATGACAAATTCAATTAACGAAATTGAAACAATGGGGCCTAAAGATGCTATTTTTGCCATAGGAACCAATACAACAGAATGTCATCCAGTTATGGGAGTTTTCATGTTGCAAGCCAAAGCACGTGGTACCAAACTGGTAGTAGCTGATCCTCGCGAAATTGATTTAGCAAGACATGCGGATGTCTGGTTACAGCATAAGCCTGGAACGGATGTAGCACTACTGAATGCAATTTCACAGGTCATTCTTAAGGAAGGACTAGAAGATCGTGCTTTTATAAAAGCTCGTACAAATAACTTTGCGGCTTTTAAAGAAACCGTAAAACGATATACACCTCAATATGCTGAATTAATTACAGGTGTTCCCGCAGAAAAGATTATTAAAGCTGCTAAGATTATTGGGCAGGCAGATCATACTGCAACCTATTATACAATGGGAATTACCCAGCATACTAGTGGCGTGGATAATGTACTGTCTGTTGCCAATCTTGCAATGATCACAGGCAATCTTGGTAAGGAAAAAACAGGGGTAAATCCTCTTCGCGGACAGAACAATGTGCAAGGGTCTTGTGATATGGGAGCTTTACCTAACGTGTATCCGGGATATCAGCCTGTCAAAGATAGTACTATCAAAGCAAAATTTGAGGAAGCCTGGAAAACATCACTCAGTGATGAAATTGGCCTGACGATTCCTGAAGTACTGCATGGAATTGAAGAAGATCGGGTAAAAGCACTTTATGTATTTGGTGAAAATCCCATGCGGAGTGATCCTGATATTAACCATGTAAAACATTGTTTAGAACAGGTGGATTTTTTGGTTGTACAAGATATCTTCTTAACTGAGACAGCAGAACTGGCAGATGTTGTGCTACCTGGAACGACCTTTGCTGAGAAAGATGGTACTTTTACGAGCACGGAAAGACGAGTACAACGGATTCGTAAAGCAATTGAACCAAGAGGTAACAGTCGTCCCGACTGGAAGATTATTGGCGATATAATGAATGCTATGGGAGATTTAACAGAGTATTCTTCTCCGCAAAAAATTTACGAAGAAATGCAGAGCGTGACTCCATCTTACGCTGGAATTACCTACTCACGCATTGAAAAGGGTGGGATACAGTGGCCTTGTAGTGATATAGAACATCCTGGAACACCTATTTTGCATGTCGGGGCATTTAATCGAGGGATTGGAGCGTTTACTGCCGCTGATTATCGAGATCCAGCGGAATTGCCTGATCAAGAGTACCCGCTTATGTTGACAACTGGTAGGGTAGTAGCCCATTATCATACTGGTTCCATGACTCGCCGAAGCTGGGGACTACACGGAACCCACCCTGAGGGATACTTAGAAATTAATCCTCTAGACGCAAAAAGATTAAATATAGAAGATGAGGAATTAATTCGGGTTTCTTCGAGACGGGGTTCAATAACAACCAAAGCTCAGGTAACGAAAAGAGTTCCAGAGGGACTAACATTTATAACCTTTCATTTTACGGAGAGCCCTGGTAATATGCTTACCAATAGTGCCTCAGATCCTGTTTGTCAAATTCCAGAATTTAAAGTGTGTGCTGTTAAAGTTGAAAAACTATAA
- a CDS encoding [FeFe] hydrogenase, group A, which produces MVDKDTDIIKIDEELCTGCRRCAEVCPVDAIEGKQGTPQFINVEKCVMCGQCIQICSAYASIFEEYRTSREDKLRERKMPVTLEEPIFAAYNIGDLPKVKKALTNTEAFTMVQCAPAVRVAIAEEFGMPLGSLAPGKLAAALRQLGFKRIYDTNFAADLTIMEEGSELVQRITEGGPLPMFTSCCPAWVKFVEQEYPELIPHLSSCKSPQQMAGTMFKTYGAQVDGIEPESIYSVAIMPCTCKKFESQRPEMNTDGYQNVDAVLTTRELAYLIKEAGIDFSSLPEEDFDKPLGMYSGAGHLFCATGGVMEAAIRTAYELITNEPIPNVNIQYVRGSQGVRRGVVHAGDVKVKTVVVSGLKNVAPILEEIKKGNADFHFMEVMTCPVGCVSGGGQPKVLLPKDTEIAYKNRISSTYRHDEEQTYRKSHENPEIKAIYKNFLGEPLGHKSHHLLHTEYKQRGYCK; this is translated from the coding sequence ATGGTAGACAAAGATACAGACATTATTAAAATTGATGAAGAACTTTGTACAGGATGTAGACGATGTGCTGAAGTATGTCCAGTAGATGCTATTGAAGGAAAACAAGGAACTCCTCAGTTCATTAATGTTGAAAAATGTGTAATGTGTGGACAATGCATACAAATATGCAGCGCTTATGCTTCTATATTTGAGGAATATAGAACTTCTCGTGAAGACAAACTGCGTGAACGTAAGATGCCAGTAACCTTGGAAGAACCAATATTTGCTGCATATAATATTGGTGACTTGCCAAAAGTGAAAAAGGCTTTAACCAATACAGAAGCCTTTACTATGGTTCAGTGTGCACCAGCAGTAAGGGTTGCGATTGCAGAGGAATTTGGTATGCCATTAGGAAGTCTTGCACCAGGAAAGCTAGCAGCCGCTCTACGGCAGTTAGGTTTTAAACGGATATATGATACTAATTTTGCTGCGGATTTGACAATCATGGAAGAGGGAAGTGAACTGGTTCAGCGTATTACAGAGGGTGGTCCTCTGCCTATGTTTACTTCCTGTTGCCCTGCTTGGGTAAAATTTGTGGAACAAGAATATCCAGAACTCATACCCCATTTATCAAGTTGCAAATCACCCCAACAGATGGCAGGAACTATGTTTAAAACCTATGGCGCACAAGTCGATGGAATTGAACCAGAAAGCATATACAGTGTTGCCATTATGCCTTGTACTTGTAAAAAGTTTGAGTCTCAGCGCCCAGAAATGAATACAGATGGCTACCAAAATGTAGATGCAGTTCTTACAACAAGAGAGCTTGCTTATTTAATTAAGGAAGCAGGAATTGATTTTAGCAGCTTGCCAGAAGAGGATTTTGACAAGCCACTGGGTATGTATTCTGGTGCTGGTCACCTATTTTGTGCAACTGGTGGAGTTATGGAAGCTGCTATTCGTACTGCATATGAATTAATAACAAATGAGCCGATCCCTAATGTAAATATCCAATATGTTAGGGGCAGCCAAGGGGTTCGAAGAGGTGTTGTACATGCTGGCGATGTAAAGGTTAAAACAGTTGTTGTCTCAGGGCTAAAAAACGTTGCACCAATACTTGAAGAGATCAAAAAAGGGAATGCTGATTTTCATTTCATGGAGGTTATGACGTGCCCTGTTGGCTGCGTTAGTGGTGGCGGACAACCTAAAGTGCTATTACCCAAAGATACTGAGATCGCATATAAGAATCGAATAAGCAGTACCTATCGTCACGATGAGGAGCAAACTTATCGAAAGTCCCATGAAAATCCTGAAATAAAAGCGATTTATAAGAACTTCCTTGGTGAACCTCTAGGTCATAAATCACACCATCTTTTGCATACCGAGTATAAACAAAGGGGGTATTGTAAATGA
- a CDS encoding molybdenum cofactor guanylyltransferase, with protein MKKELLPVTPIILAGGKSTRMKENKSFVQLTSKPMIEVVLEKVLAIFSLPPIVITNSFTEYSYLGVRLEKDIFPQKGPLAGIHAGLSYSSTHQTFIVGCDIPLLDPAFIQYMLYQGDSYDIVIPEEDGYTHPLHARYSKNCIHFIEKKLKQNEGKIISFFPEVNVRYINKVEIAEFPFAWQSLINVNTREDLKSVQFILKGLFKI; from the coding sequence ATGAAAAAAGAACTTCTGCCGGTAACACCCATTATACTAGCTGGTGGAAAAAGTACTAGAATGAAGGAAAATAAGTCTTTTGTTCAACTAACGTCAAAACCGATGATTGAAGTAGTATTGGAAAAGGTTTTAGCCATATTTTCACTACCTCCTATAGTAATAACGAATTCTTTTACAGAGTACTCCTACCTTGGTGTTAGACTAGAAAAAGATATTTTCCCACAGAAAGGGCCTTTGGCTGGGATTCATGCTGGTCTAAGTTATTCGTCTACCCACCAGACATTTATCGTAGGATGTGATATTCCTTTATTAGATCCTGCATTTATTCAATATATGCTCTACCAAGGCGATAGTTATGATATCGTCATTCCCGAAGAAGATGGCTATACACATCCTTTGCATGCTAGATACAGTAAAAACTGTATCCATTTTATTGAAAAGAAGTTGAAGCAGAATGAGGGAAAGATAATTTCGTTTTTCCCAGAAGTCAATGTGCGTTATATAAATAAAGTAGAAATCGCAGAATTCCCTTTCGCATGGCAGTCACTGATTAATGTAAATACCCGGGAGGATTTAAAAAGTGTTCAGTTTATTTTGAAAGGTCTTTTTAAAATATAG